A window of Desulfobulbus oralis genomic DNA:
CCTGCCCACGGGACATCTACTGCAGTTTTTTCGCCACCAAAAACCGAGACCCGCCATACGGAAAATTGACACCCTGGCGGATAAGAATCAATTCACATGCCATAATGCGACTCAAAAAGGTGTCCCAAGTTTTGGGCAAAGTCAGCTCGCAAGTCGACTCTGCCTTTTTACAGACATGTCCTTTCAGGCGGGAGAGCAGCAAGGCAGGCAACAGCAGGCTAACAAACGAGGTAGAACGGAGCACTTGGAAGCCCGCTCCTTCCACCTTGGCCCGCAAATCCGCAGCAGCATAGCGTCGCACATGACAGGCAGCCTCATCCACCGCGCTCCACAAGAACATATGCTGCGGCACAGTGATAAGCAGCCCTCCTCCTGGTCTGAGTGCCTGAAAAATCTGCCCAAGCACTCGTTCGTCCTCTTCGATGTGCTCCAGGACATCAAAAATACCTATGACGTCAAACTCATCGACAAAGGGAATATCGCGTGCATCCATCTGCATCAGTTCGGCGGCAGGCAAACGCCGGGCGGCAAAACGCAGCCCTTTCGTAAACACCTCGCTGCCCACCAGCCGTATCCCCGGATTGGCGGCCCCAATACCAGACAATACAAATCCCGTGCCACAGCCGACCTCAAAAAAAGATTGGGCTTGGGGAAAATAGGTTCGCAAGGCCCAAAGGATAAGCTGGTTGCGGCTGCGAAACCAAAAG
This region includes:
- a CDS encoding class I SAM-dependent methyltransferase, yielding MLDGRPAFAPELAQGGAGFYAEAFEELAGLEQGSFWFRSRNQLILWALRTYFPQAQSFFEVGCGTGFVLSGIGAANPGIRLVGSEVFTKGLRFAARRLPAAELMQMDARDIPFVDEFDVIGIFDVLEHIEEDERVLGQIFQALRPGGGLLITVPQHMFLWSAVDEAACHVRRYAAADLRAKVEGAGFQVLRSTSFVSLLLPALLLSRLKGHVCKKAESTCELTLPKTWDTFLSRIMACELILIRQGVNFPYGGSRFLVAKKLQ